One segment of Mastomys coucha isolate ucsf_1 unplaced genomic scaffold, UCSF_Mcou_1 pScaffold23, whole genome shotgun sequence DNA contains the following:
- the LOC116073602 gene encoding keratin, type I cytoskeletal 9-like, giving the protein METRGSTGQGSGGSAGESGVAGIRVRGTGQLEAGAGPGRVRAAARRKLAAKTSEVGVRRSPGGRGGTSQGASRGRRGGRCPYLGGSALRAPSGGPDVARGGGGGGSSSIRQQPKAESVSGCERAGSGQRGRRAERRWGAARRAARVLRRSRTRPAGEGASLRGRGRGYLHSPEGSFSWGPGPR; this is encoded by the exons ATGGAGACTAGAGGAAGTACGGGGCAAGGTAGCGGGGGCTCAGCGGGAGAATCCGGGGTCGCAGGCATCAGAGTGCGGGGGACTGGGCAGCTGGAGGCGGGAGCGGGGCCAGGCAGGGTGCGGGCCGCGGCCCGGAGGAAGCTAGCGGCGAAGACGTCAGAAGTCGGGGTGCGGCGCAGCCCCGGGGGGCGCGGGGGGACATCGCAGGGCGCGAGCCGGGGGCGGCGCGGGGGCCGCTGCCCTTACCTGGGCGGCTCCGCACTCCGGGCGCCGAGCGGGGGACCCGACGTTGCTCG cggcggcggcggcggcggctccaGCTCGATCCGCCAGCAGCCGAAGGCAGAGTCTGTGTCCGGCTGCGAGCGAGCCGGGAGCGGGCAGCGCGGGAGGCGCGCGGAGAGGCGCTGGGGCGCCGCCCGGCGGGCAGCGAGGGTACTGCGGCGGTCCCGCACGCGGCCGGCCGGGGAGGGGGCGTCCCTCCGGGGCCGCGGCCGCGGGTATCTCCACTCCCCGGAGGGGTCCTTTAGCTGGGGACCCGGACCTAGGTAG